From Lutra lutra chromosome 14, mLutLut1.2, whole genome shotgun sequence, a single genomic window includes:
- the PRAP1 gene encoding proline-rich acidic protein 1 yields the protein MRRLLLVTGLLALLLGEAGPASLPQVLIKTKGQVGGPERDTKEAWDARVVDILKMDNQLLGLLAAPNLATAMWEKRQGTKAQAGMEDTLGHVPSPRWDPELDRDDLYHPAPEEAREAQDEAGLWPWALSLPQALQGPEEDRDHIYHPREDSGEP from the exons GCTCCTCCTGGTCACTGGCCTGCTGGCTCTGCtgctgggggaggcaggcccAGCTTCCCTGCCCCAG GTCCTCATCAAGACCAAAGGCCAAGTCGGGGGTCCTGAGCGGGACACAAAAGA GGCCTGGGACGCCCGTGTGGTGGACATTCTGAAAATGGACAACCAGCTCCTGGGGCTGCTAGCGGCACCAAACCTTGCCACTGCCATGTGGGAGAAACGGCAAG GCACCAAGGCCCAGGCAGGGATGGAGGACACCCTGGGCCATGTTCCAAGCCCCAGGTGGGATCCTGAGCTGGACCGTGATGACCTGTACCACCCAGCACCCgaggaggccagggaggcccAGGATGAGGCAGGGCTCTGGCCCTGGGCACTGTCACTTCCCCAGGCGCTTCAAGGGCCAGAGGAGGACCGAGACCACATCTACCACCCTAGGGAGGATTCTGGGGAGCCCTGA